From a single Brassica rapa cultivar Chiifu-401-42 chromosome A01, CAAS_Brap_v3.01, whole genome shotgun sequence genomic region:
- the LOC103871452 gene encoding 60S ribosomal protein L27-3 — protein MVKFLKQNKAVILLQGRYAGKKAVIIRSFDDGNRERPYGHCLVAGLKKYPSKVIRKDSAKKTAKKSRVKCFIKVVNYQHLMPTRYTLDVDLKEVATLEALASKDKKVAALKEAKAKLEERFKTGKNRWFFTKLRF, from the coding sequence ATGGTGAAGTTCTTGAAGCAGAACAAGGCAGTGATCCTCCTCCAAGGCCGATACGCCGGGAAGAAGGCGGTGATCATCCGATCCTTCGACGACGGAAACCGTGAGCGTCCTTACGGACACTGCCTCGTCGCCGGACTCAAGAAGTACCCGAGCAAGGTCATCCGCAAGGACTCGGCGAAGAAGACGGCCAAGAAATCTAGGGTTAAGTGTTTCATCAAGGTCGTCAACTACCAGCATTTGATGCCTACACGTTACACCCTCGACGTGGATCTCAAGGAAGTCGCGACTCTCGAGGCTCTGGCTTCAAAGGACAAGAAGGTCGCTGCTCTCAAGGAGGCGAAGGCTAAGCTCGAGGAACGTTTCAAGACCGGGAAGAACAGATGGTTCTTTACCAAACTCAGGTTCTGA